A region of Ignatzschineria larvae DSM 13226 DNA encodes the following proteins:
- a CDS encoding MurR/RpiR family transcriptional regulator: protein MLSHIKNHYHQLRKSEAKVADWVMAHPNETVDLSISALAEKAGVSEPTIMRFCHALNYDGFHIFKQLLAQSLNAGVPFVHGSISPHDSTSSIINKLIDQSSAALLNMKHYLKEEDLDQAISLLEKANQVMCIGHGVSGVVANDIQQKLLRVGIPVSSYNDHHVHSLAASLLTPEDVLIAVSHTGKSQDIIHSADIALSNGAKVIAFAPKGSPLSSHATVILESGTQEDTSEYMPMISRLADLAIVDILLVTLALKKGPEFRIAMENALKIIDSKRMK from the coding sequence ATGCTATCCCATATTAAAAATCATTACCATCAACTTCGTAAATCCGAAGCAAAAGTCGCCGATTGGGTGATGGCACATCCGAATGAAACGGTAGACCTCTCTATTAGCGCGCTTGCAGAAAAAGCCGGCGTTTCAGAACCGACGATTATGCGCTTTTGCCATGCACTCAATTATGATGGTTTTCATATCTTTAAACAACTCTTGGCACAAAGTTTAAATGCAGGCGTACCCTTTGTTCATGGCAGTATCTCTCCCCATGACTCTACCTCAAGTATTATTAATAAGCTAATCGATCAATCGAGTGCCGCACTTTTGAATATGAAGCACTACCTCAAAGAGGAAGATCTCGATCAAGCGATTAGTCTACTTGAAAAAGCAAATCAAGTAATGTGTATTGGGCACGGCGTTTCTGGTGTTGTTGCAAATGACATTCAACAAAAATTGCTTAGAGTCGGAATCCCTGTCTCTTCTTACAATGATCACCATGTCCATAGCTTAGCCGCAAGCTTATTAACCCCGGAAGATGTGCTCATTGCTGTCTCTCATACAGGTAAAAGTCAAGATATTATCCATTCTGCCGATATAGCGCTTTCCAATGGCGCGAAAGTCATTGCATTTGCCCCCAAAGGTTCCCCCTTGAGTTCCCATGCAACTGTGATTCTAGAATCCGGGACACAAGAAGATACATCGGAATATATGCCAATGATTTCCCGTCTAGCGGATCTCGCCATCGTCGATATTCTCCTTGTAACCCTGGCCCTTAAAAAAGGTCCTGAATTCCGTATTGCCATGGAAAATGCGCTCAAGATTATTGACTCAAAACGCATGAAATAA
- a CDS encoding glucokinase, whose translation MKHKPLEVIIADMGATYSRVALLDEYQAIRHVKTYASNQFDSPAMVINAYLTEQALMMPNLVLIAVAAPISQDQLNLTNIHWDFSQQAIANELNTKVVFLNDFEALSMALDHISDSDLLPLTTNSNPLSIALMPQAKIVIGTGTGFGTAMAITLNGETQSFPSEGGHSLYAPQDLFEIAIMQQLMDQLGRPIITEDILGCKKGITRLTKIMADLEGVTLDFEPTAEALVLAACENQSPFAIQVLNRYCMMLGNVASNLVLNTGATGGIYIGGGFAPRFGEFLQQSDFYSAFLNKAKVESLLENIPIYLITHPYATLVGLQHILPRYL comes from the coding sequence ATGAAGCATAAACCATTAGAAGTGATTATCGCAGATATGGGCGCAACCTATTCTCGAGTAGCTCTACTTGATGAATATCAAGCCATTCGCCATGTGAAAACCTATGCCTCAAATCAGTTTGACTCACCGGCTATGGTTATTAATGCTTATCTTACTGAACAAGCACTTATGATGCCCAATCTTGTACTCATCGCCGTTGCCGCACCGATCAGTCAAGATCAGCTGAATCTTACCAATATTCATTGGGATTTTAGTCAACAAGCCATCGCTAATGAGCTCAACACTAAAGTTGTTTTTCTCAATGATTTTGAAGCACTCTCTATGGCGCTCGATCATATCTCAGATAGTGATCTCCTCCCACTTACCACAAATAGCAACCCCCTCTCTATTGCATTAATGCCTCAGGCCAAAATAGTCATCGGAACAGGTACAGGCTTTGGGACAGCGATGGCGATCACGCTCAATGGTGAGACGCAATCTTTTCCTTCAGAAGGTGGGCACTCTCTCTATGCACCGCAAGATCTCTTTGAAATTGCCATTATGCAGCAATTAATGGATCAACTCGGGCGCCCTATTATTACCGAAGATATTTTAGGTTGTAAGAAAGGCATTACACGCCTTACCAAGATTATGGCAGATCTTGAAGGGGTAACGCTTGATTTTGAACCTACAGCGGAAGCGCTTGTGTTAGCCGCTTGTGAAAATCAATCCCCTTTTGCCATTCAAGTACTCAATCGTTACTGTATGATGCTAGGCAATGTGGCTAGTAATCTGGTTCTAAATACCGGCGCTACAGGTGGTATCTATATCGGTGGTGGATTTGCCCCGAGATTTGGTGAGTTCTTGCAACAATCAGATTTCTATTCCGCTTTTCTCAATAAAGCAAAGGTAGAATCTCTACTTGAAAATATTCCGATTTACCTTATTACACACCCTTACGCCACGTTGGTAGGTTTACAACATATTCTACCAAGATATCTTTAG
- the yihA gene encoding ribosome biogenesis GTP-binding protein YihA/YsxC, whose product MQPIRNLLRKTTFATSANGLNQLPEDSIGEIAFAGRSNAGKSSALNLLTGQKNLARTSKTPGRTQLINYFTIQEGLYLVDLPGYGYAKVPLPMREHWQKILQGYFETRTTLDGLIMLMDSRHPLTDLDRQMLHWCEFQELPTHILLTKADKLSKSEANNTLFKVRKSLEADFTTPITVQLFSSTKPEIGLNEALDYLGSWISHHEA is encoded by the coding sequence ATGCAACCGATTCGGAATTTACTGCGAAAGACTACTTTTGCCACGAGCGCAAATGGCTTAAATCAACTGCCTGAAGATAGTATCGGTGAAATTGCCTTTGCGGGACGCTCAAATGCTGGTAAATCGAGCGCGCTGAATCTCTTAACAGGTCAAAAAAACCTCGCAAGAACGAGTAAAACGCCGGGACGAACGCAGCTTATTAACTACTTTACCATTCAAGAGGGACTCTACTTAGTGGATCTCCCGGGTTATGGTTACGCTAAAGTCCCTCTTCCAATGCGGGAACATTGGCAGAAGATTCTTCAAGGCTATTTTGAAACACGTACCACATTAGATGGGCTGATTATGTTGATGGATTCACGCCATCCGCTTACAGATCTCGACCGGCAGATGCTTCACTGGTGTGAATTTCAAGAGCTACCCACCCATATTTTGCTCACTAAAGCCGATAAATTGAGCAAGAGTGAAGCGAATAATACCCTCTTTAAAGTACGTAAATCGTTAGAAGCAGACTTTACAACGCCTATTACCGTACAACTATTCTCATCCACCAAACCGGAGATTGGTCTTAATGAAGCATTAGACTATTTAGGAAGTTGGATTTCTCATCATGAAGCATAA
- a CDS encoding symmetrical bis(5'-nucleosyl)-tetraphosphatase: protein MAIYIMGDIHGCFEEFEMLLAKVAFNHQTDQLYLVGDLINRGPKSLEVMQYLLAHQDSIFPVLGNHDLSYLVYAEGETKLRKGDTYDVIAKSSDAKVIKQYLRNQPLMRTIPALNIAIAHAGIPPFWSLDEAMKLNQEVSELLATEKKKTYKKLIAEMFGNHPTAWSPALEGVDRIRAIINYFTRMRYLNLDQSLDFDNKREEYDATQMLPWFKFNRALDRDTQIFYGHWASLGIHHENNTHCLDSGCVWEGELTIARVDQKEIILTSASRDKTE, encoded by the coding sequence ATGGCAATCTATATTATGGGCGATATTCACGGCTGTTTCGAAGAGTTTGAAATGCTACTCGCGAAAGTCGCATTTAATCATCAAACAGATCAGCTCTATCTTGTCGGAGATCTTATTAACCGTGGCCCTAAATCTCTTGAAGTGATGCAATATCTCCTCGCCCATCAAGACTCCATCTTCCCTGTACTTGGCAATCATGATCTCTCTTACCTTGTCTATGCAGAAGGTGAGACAAAGCTACGCAAAGGAGATACCTATGACGTTATTGCAAAAAGTAGTGATGCGAAAGTCATCAAACAATATCTTCGCAATCAACCCCTAATGCGAACAATCCCAGCACTCAATATCGCCATTGCCCATGCCGGTATTCCGCCTTTTTGGTCTCTTGATGAAGCGATGAAGCTCAATCAAGAAGTGTCAGAACTGCTCGCAACGGAAAAGAAAAAAACCTACAAAAAATTGATTGCTGAGATGTTTGGCAATCATCCTACGGCTTGGTCACCAGCACTTGAAGGGGTAGATCGTATTCGAGCGATCATCAACTATTTCACAAGAATGCGTTATCTCAATCTCGATCAATCCCTCGATTTTGATAATAAGCGTGAAGAGTATGATGCAACCCAAATGCTTCCTTGGTTTAAATTTAATCGAGCACTCGATCGAGATACCCAAATCTTCTATGGCCATTGGGCTTCACTTGGTATTCATCATGAAAACAATACCCATTGCCTTGATTCGGGCTGTGTTTGGGAAGGAGAACTCACCATTGCACGAGTTGATCAAAAGGAGATAATACTTACTAGCGCATCAAGAGATAAAACTGAATAA
- a CDS encoding tetratricopeptide repeat protein, which translates to MNRYLLLRLRHSLFLVRDYLLFALLMILALTTAASGARTSELHVALPIISKTFTAYQAKQQKAAEIPSKYSSQEATLEIPPLTLQSQSITENGTTDGSDISNISPSNALSNDDGAKNEGSENKLPQNRDQNDYIYDFARSPIVLYSPLVFSYWEQLQEEQVMSPKLTAQEIVNNEFLHDTITDLISQHETPIDETIELLSVPIQTTANANTTESTPVTSEIAITDTPIEILSIATPVVETSNDTKSNDAPDLSTEIVANKESLLREPVARNIVESAEIDKTETLTINATTASNTAESIQIYSANLNEEIPNKGDLITENLADENSLVKSTESIKQDAPLPITDADSNINSTMDSEKNATVEQTDEFINHYLLYALFPHHKKSVIEAPLSKSYKENHDVNDNHESDLSIIKLVDKIDHSLSFNDEMNDEAMEGTIDEDAGLETELTESYFDSYQNYQQHYQTLDEDDVLSLESQAYPYVQDLQLEEALSSAEFEDLSTNQQIEQLLTTGDYYILADDVVKGRQYYIQAVRIGAKDKNSPIYAKALVKLADLEENPYLARFQYTNALDIYETHVGFDMEIADILIKLVLTFDVTTERIVIYELLTRAKQILEKYTYSPQYTMVLRNLAIYYEAVDDFENADSNYQAALALDLEYLTTNDIRTILALENYAAFYLKFREYQKAEEILLFKLRAHEEAETIDYYNLGRTQSMLGWTYLQLKNYDDALHYYNAALGNINYSITKNRFMPHYYSLPAIFDLIYFFNITEDPERGVPYFEVAQALLNGENEASVLDYLKETPKEVIDLGRIVNYPWAATAEVEGLIAMMHYIDKQ; encoded by the coding sequence ATGAATAGATATCTACTACTAAGATTACGCCATTCGCTATTCCTCGTTCGTGACTATCTTCTTTTTGCGTTATTGATGATTCTTGCATTAACCACAGCAGCTAGCGGTGCACGTACATCTGAATTGCACGTAGCACTTCCTATTATCTCGAAAACGTTCACTGCTTATCAGGCCAAACAACAAAAAGCAGCTGAAATACCCTCAAAATACTCTTCCCAAGAAGCCACTTTAGAGATTCCGCCATTAACGTTACAATCTCAATCTATCACTGAGAACGGCACAACGGATGGTTCTGATATTAGCAACATCTCTCCTAGTAATGCCTTATCTAACGATGATGGGGCTAAAAATGAGGGGTCTGAAAATAAATTACCACAAAATAGAGATCAGAATGACTATATATATGATTTCGCGCGTAGCCCGATCGTTCTCTATTCACCGCTTGTCTTCTCTTATTGGGAACAATTACAAGAAGAACAGGTCATGTCACCAAAACTCACAGCCCAAGAGATTGTGAATAATGAGTTCCTCCACGACACAATTACAGATCTAATTTCACAACATGAAACCCCGATCGATGAGACTATCGAATTACTCTCTGTGCCGATCCAGACAACGGCAAATGCAAACACAACAGAATCAACACCTGTTACCTCTGAAATAGCTATAACCGATACTCCTATCGAGATACTTTCAATCGCAACACCGGTTGTAGAGACATCTAACGATACTAAAAGCAATGATGCGCCCGATCTATCTACAGAGATAGTTGCAAATAAAGAGTCTCTATTAAGAGAACCGGTAGCGCGTAATATTGTCGAGAGTGCCGAGATCGATAAAACAGAAACTTTGACGATCAATGCTACAACTGCTTCAAATACCGCTGAATCTATCCAGATTTATAGTGCAAACTTAAACGAAGAGATCCCTAATAAAGGCGACCTCATTACAGAAAATCTTGCAGATGAGAATTCCTTAGTAAAATCAACAGAATCGATAAAACAAGATGCGCCTTTGCCGATCACAGATGCGGATTCAAATATAAATTCAACAATGGATTCGGAGAAGAATGCCACAGTTGAACAAACCGATGAATTTATCAACCATTATCTACTCTATGCACTCTTCCCGCATCATAAAAAAAGTGTGATTGAAGCCCCGCTCTCTAAATCTTATAAAGAAAATCATGACGTGAATGATAACCATGAAAGTGACTTATCGATCATAAAATTAGTAGATAAGATTGATCATTCATTAAGTTTTAATGATGAGATGAATGATGAGGCTATGGAAGGAACTATCGATGAAGATGCTGGTTTAGAAACAGAATTAACCGAAAGCTATTTTGATAGTTACCAAAATTATCAACAACACTACCAAACACTTGACGAGGACGACGTTCTCTCCTTAGAATCTCAAGCTTACCCATATGTGCAAGATCTCCAATTAGAAGAAGCTTTGAGCTCTGCCGAATTTGAAGACCTCTCCACCAATCAACAGATTGAACAACTACTAACGACTGGAGATTACTACATATTAGCGGATGATGTCGTCAAAGGCCGACAATACTATATTCAAGCAGTTCGCATTGGTGCAAAAGATAAAAACTCCCCAATTTATGCCAAAGCCTTAGTAAAACTTGCGGACCTGGAAGAGAACCCGTATTTAGCACGTTTCCAATATACCAACGCACTTGATATTTATGAAACCCACGTGGGTTTTGATATGGAGATTGCCGATATTCTCATCAAATTAGTATTAACCTTTGATGTCACAACTGAGCGAATCGTAATTTACGAGCTTCTTACCAGAGCCAAGCAGATCCTTGAAAAATATACATACTCACCACAGTACACTATGGTGCTACGTAATCTTGCGATCTATTATGAAGCTGTCGACGATTTCGAAAATGCTGATTCTAATTATCAAGCGGCACTTGCACTTGATCTTGAATATCTCACTACTAATGATATACGCACTATTTTAGCGCTTGAAAATTATGCAGCGTTTTATCTTAAATTTAGAGAATATCAGAAAGCCGAAGAGATTCTTCTATTTAAACTCAGAGCCCACGAAGAGGCGGAAACCATAGATTACTATAATCTTGGCCGTACACAATCGATGTTAGGTTGGACTTATCTACAACTGAAAAATTATGATGATGCATTACATTACTATAACGCAGCGCTTGGTAATATCAATTATAGTATTACCAAAAACCGCTTCATGCCACATTACTACTCATTACCTGCAATTTTTGATCTGATCTATTTCTTTAATATCACTGAAGATCCTGAGCGCGGCGTTCCCTACTTTGAAGTCGCACAAGCATTACTTAATGGAGAAAATGAAGCCTCCGTTTTAGATTATCTAAAAGAGACACCTAAAGAAGTAATCGATTTGGGTCGTATTGTCAATTATCCATGGGCGGCTACAGCAGAAGTCGAAGGACTGATTGCTATGATGCACTACATTGATAAGCAGTAA
- the mutY gene encoding A/G-specific adenine glycosylase: protein MNPQLPSDTLSLDQSLPQDDTLLAPITAQQIRYFQARLLEWFEREGRHDLPWKPQDCFSLKINLYRIWISEIMLQQTQVATVIPYFERFMTAFPTPEALADASEETVLHHWQGLGYYSRARNLHQAAKMLVEQHQGLIPPDFKAIRNLKGIGDTTASAILAQGYNLPFAILDGNVRRVLARITGLQAPRTEQDKRLKPISDTFLCQQNPADYTQAIMDFGATLCKLKPACDRCFLTDICQAYLHNATNTIPAKAIKKTRPVESVALLLFHNEKGDILLEKRPANGIWGNLYSLPEMILQGRNSKSQSSAIFQLDDKTYQLTDFQDRKQAAAFQHQFTHYTLEATLFTATLPRELQHRLDEASLHNKEERYQWVAINQLANKPKPQPIALLFEKIFPSDDLFNI from the coding sequence ATGAATCCTCAATTACCCTCTGATACCCTCTCGCTGGATCAATCTCTTCCTCAAGATGACACACTGCTTGCGCCCATTACTGCACAGCAGATTCGTTATTTTCAAGCACGACTATTAGAGTGGTTTGAGCGTGAGGGGCGACACGATCTTCCTTGGAAACCTCAAGATTGCTTCTCCCTCAAGATTAATCTCTATCGCATTTGGATCTCCGAGATTATGTTGCAGCAGACACAAGTGGCGACAGTGATTCCCTATTTTGAACGCTTTATGACTGCATTTCCCACGCCGGAAGCCTTAGCCGATGCCAGCGAAGAAACGGTACTCCATCATTGGCAAGGCTTAGGCTATTACTCTCGGGCTCGTAATTTACATCAAGCCGCTAAAATGTTAGTGGAACAACATCAAGGGCTGATTCCGCCTGATTTTAAAGCCATTCGTAACCTTAAAGGGATCGGTGATACCACCGCAAGCGCCATTTTAGCGCAAGGTTATAATCTCCCCTTTGCTATTTTAGATGGCAATGTTCGTAGAGTGCTCGCCCGGATAACTGGTTTACAAGCACCAAGAACAGAACAAGATAAACGATTAAAACCCATTAGCGATACCTTTCTCTGCCAGCAAAATCCCGCAGATTATACCCAAGCCATTATGGATTTTGGCGCAACGCTCTGTAAATTAAAGCCGGCATGCGATCGATGTTTTTTAACCGATATCTGCCAAGCTTACTTACATAATGCAACGAATACTATTCCGGCAAAAGCCATTAAGAAGACGCGCCCTGTCGAATCAGTAGCGCTCTTACTCTTTCACAATGAAAAAGGGGATATTCTTCTTGAAAAACGGCCGGCGAATGGGATTTGGGGTAATCTCTATTCTCTTCCTGAAATGATCCTTCAAGGGCGTAACTCCAAGAGTCAATCAAGCGCTATTTTTCAGCTTGATGACAAAACGTATCAATTAACCGACTTTCAAGACCGGAAACAAGCCGCCGCTTTCCAACATCAATTTACGCACTATACCTTAGAAGCCACGCTCTTTACCGCCACCTTGCCGAGAGAGCTTCAACATAGATTAGATGAAGCATCTCTACATAATAAGGAAGAACGCTATCAATGGGTTGCGATCAATCAACTAGCCAATAAGCCAAAGCCGCAACCAATTGCTCTACTTTTTGAAAAGATCTTTCCAAGTGATGATCTTTTTAATATTTGA
- a CDS encoding uracil-xanthine permease family protein, which translates to MQVLHNAVAGLQILFVAFGAMVLVPLLTGLNPSMALLGAGIGTILFQAVTGWKVPIFLGSSFAFIAPIIFSISTWGMGATFFGLFAAGFMYFVFAFAIKLKGLDSVHKLIPPVVIGPVIIVIGLSVAVVATQMAMGKSNGEQVIDYKLSILVSAITFATTVIVTMFGKRFLRLVPILLGITVGYILAACLGLVDFAPVAAAPWFQIPHFVSPEVNWMAALFMLPVAIAPAIEHIGGIMAIGKVTGKDYATNPGLHRTLAGDGLGVCVAGLIGGPPVTTYGEVTGAVMITKNDKPLIMTYAAIFAIIMAFFGKFNAFLNSIPLPVMGGIMILLFGTIASLGLKALIDAKVDITIPRNLVIISATLITGVGGYTIEIGSFPFAGVGLASVLAIVLNLILPHPKTEKAEDLEADL; encoded by the coding sequence ATGCAGGTTCTTCATAACGCCGTCGCGGGGCTACAAATTCTCTTTGTTGCTTTCGGTGCCATGGTGCTTGTTCCCCTTTTAACAGGTCTTAATCCCTCAATGGCACTACTCGGTGCCGGTATTGGTACTATTCTTTTCCAAGCCGTCACAGGTTGGAAAGTGCCTATCTTTTTAGGTTCCTCTTTTGCCTTTATCGCCCCTATCATCTTCTCCATCAGTACTTGGGGAATGGGTGCAACGTTCTTTGGACTATTCGCCGCTGGTTTTATGTATTTTGTCTTTGCATTTGCCATCAAACTCAAAGGGCTCGATAGCGTTCATAAACTCATTCCACCTGTTGTCATTGGTCCTGTGATTATCGTCATCGGTCTCTCTGTTGCAGTCGTGGCTACGCAGATGGCGATGGGGAAATCCAATGGTGAGCAAGTGATTGATTATAAGCTCTCCATTTTAGTATCGGCGATTACCTTTGCCACCACAGTGATTGTGACGATGTTTGGCAAACGTTTTTTACGCTTAGTCCCTATTTTATTAGGAATTACCGTAGGCTATATCTTAGCGGCGTGTTTAGGTTTAGTGGATTTTGCACCCGTTGCAGCAGCGCCTTGGTTCCAAATTCCCCATTTTGTGAGCCCTGAAGTCAATTGGATGGCAGCACTCTTTATGTTACCCGTTGCTATTGCCCCTGCCATTGAGCATATCGGTGGTATTATGGCTATTGGTAAGGTTACCGGTAAGGATTACGCCACGAACCCTGGGCTCCATAGAACACTTGCGGGAGATGGACTCGGCGTCTGTGTGGCCGGCCTCATTGGCGGTCCTCCTGTCACCACTTATGGTGAAGTCACCGGCGCAGTGATGATTACCAAAAATGATAAGCCTCTGATTATGACCTATGCAGCGATCTTTGCGATTATTATGGCATTCTTTGGAAAATTTAATGCCTTCTTAAATTCAATTCCACTTCCTGTCATGGGCGGAATTATGATCCTCCTCTTTGGTACAATCGCTAGCCTTGGTTTAAAAGCCTTGATTGATGCTAAAGTAGATATCACGATTCCCCGGAATCTTGTGATCATTAGTGCAACCCTCATTACCGGCGTGGGCGGTTATACCATTGAAATTGGTTCATTCCCATTTGCCGGCGTAGGCCTTGCTTCTGTACTTGCGATTGTACTTAACCTAATTCTGCCTCACCCTAAAACAGAGAAAGCAGAAGATTTAGAAGCCGATCTTTAA
- the purU gene encoding formyltetrahydrofolate deformylase: MSTYRLVMSCPDGVGIVAAVSQFIASHGGWIMEANHHSDLETGRFFMRHVIKAESLPFKAAEFATLFAPIAEQYQLDWRLVDTAKKHKVMLMASKEAHCLVDILSRWHAEELDCDIVGVISNHADLQNLVEWYGIPYHYVPVNSKDKAPSFAKVNELIEASKADTIVLARYMQIIPPNLCEQYRHRIINIHHSFLPSFIGAKPYHQASLRGVKLIGATCHYVTEELDAGPIIEQDVIRVSHADSVKEMVRRGKDIEKIVLSRGLRYHLEDRVIVQGNKTVVF; this comes from the coding sequence ATGAGTACCTACCGTTTAGTAATGTCGTGCCCCGATGGTGTGGGTATTGTTGCCGCTGTGAGCCAATTTATTGCATCTCATGGCGGTTGGATTATGGAGGCAAATCATCATTCGGATCTTGAAACTGGACGGTTTTTCATGCGGCATGTGATTAAAGCGGAGAGCTTACCCTTTAAGGCTGCTGAGTTTGCTACGCTATTTGCACCGATTGCCGAGCAATACCAGCTTGATTGGCGTTTAGTGGATACGGCTAAAAAGCATAAGGTGATGTTAATGGCGAGTAAAGAGGCGCACTGTCTAGTCGATATTCTATCGAGATGGCATGCAGAAGAGCTCGATTGTGACATTGTTGGTGTGATCTCTAATCATGCCGATCTTCAGAATCTTGTGGAATGGTACGGAATTCCATATCACTATGTGCCGGTCAATTCTAAGGATAAAGCGCCGAGTTTTGCTAAAGTGAATGAACTGATTGAAGCCTCAAAAGCGGATACGATTGTTTTAGCCCGTTATATGCAGATTATTCCACCGAATTTATGTGAGCAATATCGTCATCGCATTATCAATATTCACCATAGCTTTTTACCCTCTTTTATTGGGGCAAAGCCTTATCATCAAGCCTCGCTTCGCGGTGTGAAATTGATTGGAGCTACTTGCCACTATGTGACTGAAGAGCTCGATGCGGGCCCGATTATTGAGCAAGATGTGATTCGGGTATCGCACGCCGATAGCGTAAAAGAGATGGTCCGCCGCGGGAAAGATATTGAGAAAATCGTACTCTCCCGAGGCTTACGCTATCATCTTGAAGATCGTGTGATTGTTCAGGGTAATAAAACCGTCGTATTTTAG
- a CDS encoding aminotransferase class IV, with protein sequence MMNLSKKSTCRFLESIKLEDGFFSALSYHQARMDETRQHFYPEAPTISLPLALMKQSKIPPKGLYKARVLYSEVIEEIEFVPYKPREIATLKLIEAECDYAFKYEKRPVLNTLFQQKGKCDDILITQNGYLTDTTIANIALLKDGIWYTPEKPLLKGTKRAALLHHQLITEAQLHQDQLAEFEAIRLFNAMIEFGEIELPIRHIIR encoded by the coding sequence ATGATGAACTTATCGAAAAAATCTACCTGCCGATTTCTTGAATCCATTAAGTTAGAAGATGGCTTCTTCTCCGCACTCTCTTATCATCAAGCACGAATGGATGAAACAAGGCAACACTTCTATCCCGAAGCCCCCACCATATCGCTACCACTTGCCTTGATGAAGCAGAGTAAAATTCCGCCTAAAGGGCTCTATAAAGCGAGAGTACTCTATAGTGAGGTTATTGAAGAGATCGAATTTGTGCCGTATAAGCCAAGAGAGATTGCCACTTTAAAGCTGATCGAAGCAGAGTGTGATTATGCCTTTAAATATGAGAAGCGCCCGGTACTCAATACGCTCTTTCAACAAAAAGGAAAATGTGACGATATTCTTATCACGCAAAACGGTTATCTTACCGATACCACCATTGCGAATATCGCACTATTGAAAGATGGCATTTGGTACACGCCCGAAAAACCGCTCTTAAAAGGGACAAAACGCGCAGCGCTTCTTCATCATCAGTTGATTACAGAAGCACAACTTCATCAGGATCAATTAGCAGAATTTGAAGCGATTCGACTCTTCAATGCGATGATTGAATTTGGGGAAATTGAGCTTCCTATTCGGCATATTATTCGTTAA